Proteins from a genomic interval of Desulfovibrio aminophilus DSM 12254:
- a CDS encoding cytochrome c biogenesis protein — MPKLKILALVAIPALCLFQYMIWFYAPVEATMGPVQKIFYLHLPLAWWAFVSFLVVFVASAGYLIRPRPALDALAGAAAEVGVVFSGLVLITGSIWGRAAWNVWWTWDPRLTTTLVMWFVYSGYLLLRASPLGGERRAQVCAVLGVVAFLDVPLVFYSARLWRSVHPAVFGSQGGGLEPEMWHTVVAGMVAVGLFWLCLLLARHGLARTAGRLDALRARYLENETSRG; from the coding sequence ATGCCCAAGCTGAAAATTCTGGCCCTGGTTGCAATCCCGGCCCTCTGCCTGTTTCAGTACATGATCTGGTTCTACGCGCCCGTGGAGGCCACCATGGGGCCGGTCCAGAAGATTTTCTACCTCCATCTGCCCCTGGCCTGGTGGGCCTTCGTCAGCTTCCTGGTGGTCTTCGTGGCCAGCGCGGGCTACCTGATTCGGCCCAGACCCGCCCTGGACGCCCTGGCCGGGGCGGCCGCCGAGGTCGGCGTGGTCTTCTCCGGGCTGGTGCTCATCACCGGCTCGATCTGGGGCCGCGCGGCCTGGAACGTCTGGTGGACCTGGGATCCCCGGCTGACCACCACCCTGGTCATGTGGTTCGTCTACTCGGGCTATCTTCTGCTGCGGGCCTCGCCCCTCGGCGGCGAACGCCGGGCGCAGGTCTGCGCCGTGCTCGGCGTGGTGGCCTTCCTGGACGTTCCATTGGTGTTTTATTCGGCCCGGCTCTGGCGCAGTGTGCATCCGGCGGTCTTCGGCAGCCAGGGCGGCGGCCTGGAGCCGGAGATGTGGCACACCGTGGTGGCCGGAATGGTCGCCGTGGGCCTGTTCTGGCTTTGTCTGTTGCTGGCGCGCCACGGCCTGGCCCGGACCGCCGGGCGGCTGGACGCCTTGCGCGCCAGGTATTTGGAAAACGAAACCTCACGAGGATGA
- a CDS encoding CcmD family protein, whose translation MSMSYLFAANVVVWLGLGGYLAFLAGRSAGLERRVRQLERLNDA comes from the coding sequence ATGTCCATGAGTTATCTTTTCGCGGCCAACGTGGTCGTCTGGCTCGGCCTGGGAGGCTATCTGGCCTTTCTGGCCGGTCGTTCGGCCGGACTGGAACGGCGTGTGCGCCAATTGGAGCGTTTGAACGATGCCTGA